A genomic region of Raphanus sativus cultivar WK10039 chromosome 6, ASM80110v3, whole genome shotgun sequence contains the following coding sequences:
- the LOC108805644 gene encoding serine--tRNA ligase, cytoplasmic: MLDINLFREEKGNNPEIIRESQRRRFASVEVVDEIIKLDKEWRQRQFEVDNFRKEFNKLNKQVAKLKISGADASEVIEQTEKNKRDATEKEAEVREAYAALKAKLETVGNLVHDSVPVSNDEANNAVTKVWGEKLVASPGLKLKNHVDLVELLDIADTKRGAEIAGARGFFLKGDGLLLNQALINFGLTFLKKRGFTGLQPPFFMRKDVMAKCAQLAQFDEELYKVTGEGDDKYLIATAEQPLCAYHIDEWIPPTELPKRYAGYSSCFRKEAGSHGRDTLGIFRVHQFEKIEQFCITGPNENHSWDMLEEMMNNSEDFYQALKLPYQIVSIVSGALNDAAAKKYDLEAWFPSSGTYRELVSCSNCTDYQARRLEIRYGQKKSNEQAKQYVHMLNSTLTATERTICCILENYQREDGVEIPEVLQAFMGGETFLPFKAKPVAADTKGKKSKA; encoded by the exons ATGTTGGACATCAATCTATTCCGAGAAGAGAAGGGGAACAACCCCGAGATCATCCGCGAATCGCAACGCCGGAGATTCGCCAGCGTCGAAGTCGTCGACGAGATCATCAAGCTCGACAAAGAATGGCGCCAGC GTCAATTCGAAGTAGATAACTTCCGCAAGGAGTTCAACAAGCTGAACAAGCAAGTCGCCAAGCTCAAGATC TCTGGTGCTGATGCAAGCGAGGTGATTGAGCAAACGGAGAAGAACAAACGCGACGCTACTGAAAAGGAGGCTGAGGTTCGTGAAGCTTACGCTGCTTTGAAGGCTAAGTTGGAGACTGTTGGCAATCTCGTCCACGACTCTGTTCCCGTTAGCAACGATGAG GCGAACAATGCTGTGACTAAAGTTTGGGGTGAGAAGCTTGTTGCTTCTCCTGGTCTGAAGCTTAAAAACCATGTGGATCTCGTTGAGCTTCTTGACATTGCAGATACCAAGAGAG GGGCTGAGATTGCTGGAGCAAGAGGTTTTTTCCTGAAAGGAGATGGTTTACTGCTTAACCAAGCTCTTATCAACTTTGGGCTGACCTTCTTGAAAAAGAGAGGTTTCACTGGACTGCAGCCTCCGTTTTTCATGAGGAAGGATGTCATGGCCAAGTGCGCACAGCTGGCGCAGTTCGATGAAGAGCTTTACAAg GTGACTGGTGAAGGTGATGATAAGTACCTTATTGCAACTGCTGAGCAACCTCTCTGTGCTTACCATATTGATGAATGGATCCCTCCTACGGAGCTTCCCAAAAG ATATGCTGGTTACTCGTCCTGTTTTAGAAAGGAAGCTGGTTCCCACGGAAGAGATACGCTCGGCATTTTCCGTGTTCACCAGTTTGAGAAGATTGAACAGTTCTGCATCACGGGTCCTAACGAGAATCATTCGTGGGACATGCTTGAAGAGATGATGAACAACTCTGAAGATTTTTACCAAGCG CTGAAACTTCCATACCAAATCGTTTCCATAGTCTCTGGAGCATTGAACGATGCAGCTGCAAAGAAGTACGACTTGGAAGCTTGGTTTCCTTCGTCGGGGACTTACAGAGAGCTTGTGTCCTGCTCCAACTGCACTGACTACCAAGCTCGAAGACTTGAGATCAGATACGGTCAGAAGAAg aGCAATGAGCAGGCGAAGCAGTACGTGCACATGCTGAACTCGACTCTCACCGCCACAGAGAGGACCATCTGCTGCATTCTGGAGAACTACCAACGCGAGGACGGTGTGGAGATCCCTGAGGTGTTGCAGGCGTTTATGGGCGGAGAGACGTTTTTGCCCTTCAAGGCTAAGCCAGTAGCTGCAGACACCAAAGGCAAAAAGTCTAAAGCTTGA